In one Halichondria panicea chromosome 4, odHalPani1.1, whole genome shotgun sequence genomic region, the following are encoded:
- the LOC135335081 gene encoding probable serine/threonine-protein kinase DDB_G0267686, which produces MHATVTTAKTEQKMMIILQIVFIAVAAITAISGQCTIGETVQPTEAFITNGQYVNLNDPATCSGNLTAWHFCYYRSSIDTGSSMYNIYLRVWRNVQGNTYNLVSSAAVRGSPNLNAGDVICIDALIAEDQYVQVEQGDVIAVYIPFTIPTVSILASQPAVVQELHQDTRGSAAFTATEFSRNDLRLESTYGLHLQADISSGTAITSTPTTMSTITTESTTVTVTTTVRPTTMATTTMVTTTIGATTIHPTTMGSTSPDSESTTSDIETEFAPEGTAAPAADNGGTVAAVVIVVLLLVLGVAIGLTLFLVCYLNRKHGSFKGCLQSSKTSLLAIDNLIYRVGSNRIPVQVPKKNSRSTSNASSQQYDIPKDRHNRTLYDIPHNNTPSIHESQNYSVVRPFSQSISTVHSVSGGQNIEAQNGHVVDTLLRSTATGDYIFMGNNEQLEEPGNEQDVQSQGGQGGSHDDEAYIYLTYGTVEYHKLLSQATDGDNETEGPFHSPPSSEEEIYVVLSEQHIKVIPRKAIQIEQRLGSGHFGNVDKGTWNGSKGTLQVAVKSLNKNASQNDKVRLLQEAAIMGQFKHPNITHLHGIVTQGEPLLLLMEYMPKEDLKKYLGKLRPAPNNLITAGVPYLLVSFSQQVALGMHYLASKGFVHRDLAARNVFISAEDTCKIGDFGMSRDLSENGCYTGRGGKVPLKWMAPEAIHRRKYSIASDVWSYGCVLFEIWSLGRKPFRGIETKKTLNLIDTGYRLPPPPGCPFIIYDLMIKCWHPVAGARPKYRDILTSLLQEETKVLDVPVEDASTHPEACLLGASIEAGTGMYLGLQQCYNPDASDKNDPDYEYGETD; this is translated from the exons atgcatgcaacagttACTACTGCAAAGACAGAACAGAAGATGATGATCATTCTTCAGATAGTATTCATAGCAGTTGCAG CTATTACTGCTATATCAGGACAGTGTACGATAGGAGAGACAGTGCAACCAACAGAGGCCTTCATCACGAATGGCCAATACGTCAATCTCAATGATCCAGCAACATGCAGTGGCAACCTCACAGCTTGGCATTTCTGCTACTACAGATCCAGTATCGATACAGGCTCTTCAATGTACAACATCTACTTGCGAGTCTGGAGAAATGTACAGGGGAACACATACAATCTAGTGTCAAGCGCAGCAGTCAGAGGAAGTCCAAATCTAAATGCAGGAGATGTGATTTGTATAGATGCCTTAATAGCAGAGGATCAGTATGTACAAGTCGAGCAAGGAGATGTTATAGCAGTGTATATACCATTTACAATCCCAACAGTATCAATATTGGCCTCACAGCCGGCTGTGGTCCAAGAGCTACATCAAGACACGAGGGGAAGTGCTGCATTTACTGCTACAGAGTTCAGCAGGAATGATTTGAGGTTAGAAAGCACCTACGGATTGCATCTCCAAGCTGACATAT CCTCAGGCACTGCAATTACCTCAACACCGACTACAATGAGCACTATCACTACAGAATCAACCACGGTCACAGTAACAACTACCGTACGACCAACTACCATGGCAACCACTACCATGGTAACAACAACAATTGGAGCGACAACCATACATCCTACTACTATGGGTTCGACATCACCCGATTCTGAAAGTACCACGAGCGATATTGAAACTGAATTTGCACCTGAAGGTACGGCTGCACCTGCTGCTGACAATGGTGGTACTGTGGCAGCTGTTGTTATTGTGGTGCTACTGTTGGTGCTAGGAGTTGCTATAGGTCTCACACTGTTTCTTGTTTGCTATCTGAATAGAAAACATGGCTCCTTTAAAGGCTGCCTACAAAGCAGTAAAACCAGTTTATTGGCCATAG acaaCCTGATTTACAGAGTGGGATCAAATCGTATTCCTGTTCAAGTACCCAAGAAAAACAGTAGATCCACTTCAAATGCAAGCTCTCAACAATATGACATACCTAAAGACAGACACAATCGAACACTGTACGATATTCCACACAACAATACTCCCTCTATCCACGAGAGCCAAAACTACTCGGTAGTGCGACCATTCTCACAGTCAATCAGTACGGTACATTCTGTTAGTGGCGGGCAGAATATTGAAGCTCAAAATGGACACGTAGTGGACACACTATTACGGAGCACAGCTACTGGGGATTACATCTTCATGGGTAATAATGAACAATTAGAGGAACCGGGAAACGAGCAAGATGTGCAATCTCAG GGTGGACAAGGTGGCAGCCACGACGATGAAGCCTACATCTACCTGACTTACGGTACTGTGGAGTATCACAAACTACTCAGTCAG GCTACAGATGGAGATAATGAAACTGAAGGTCCATTTCATTCCCCACCATCAAGCGAGGAAGAAATCTACGTCGTCCTATCCGAACAGCACATCAAAGTCATCCCAAGAAAAGCCATACA GATTGAACAACGCTTGGGATCAGGCCATTTTGGAAATGTGGACAAAGGAACTTGGAACGGGTCTAAAGGTACTCTACAGGTGGCAGTTAAAAGTCTGAACAAGAATGCTTCACAAAATGACAAAGTTAGACTGCTTCAAGAAGCCGCCATCATGGGGCAATTTAAACACCCTAACATCACACACCTACACGGGATTGTCACACAAGGGGAACCA CTTCTATTACTAATGGAGTATATGCCCAAAGAAGATCTGAAAAAATACCTTGGGAAACTGAGGCCAGC GCCAAATAATCTCATAACAGCTGGTGTGCCTTACCTTCTAGTAAGCTTCTCTCAACAAGTTGCTCTAGGGATGCATTATCTGGCCAGCAAAGGAtttgtgcacagagacctGGCTGCGAGGAATGTTTTTATTTCTGCAGAGGACACATGCAAA ATTGGTGATTTTGGGATGTCGAGAGATTTGTCTGAGAACGGGTGTTACACTGGCCGAGGAGGGAAAGTCCCTCTCAAGTGGATGGCCCCTGAGGCGATCCACAGGAGGAAATACTCTATTGCCAGCGATGTGTGGAGCTATGGATGTGTGCTCTTCGAGATATGGAGTCTGGGGAGAAAACCATTCAGAGGCATTGAGACTAAGAAG ACACTGAATCTTATCGATACTGGTTACCGTCTCCCTCCACCCCCTGGCTGTCCCTTCATCATCTATGACCTCATGATAAAGTGCTG GCATCCAGTGGCTGGCGCACGCCCCAAGTATCGTGATATTCTCACTAGCCTCCTTCAGGAGGAGACGAAGGTATTGGACGTCCCGGTGGAAGATGCCTCCACTCACCCCGAGGCTTGTCTCCTTGGAGCGTCCATTGAAGCTGGGACAGGAATGTACCTTGGTCTACAGCAGTGTTATAATCCTGACGCTTCGGACAAGAATGACCCTGACTATGAGTATGGGGAAACAGATTAA
- the LOC135335074 gene encoding uncharacterized protein LOC135335074: MKSHWNRSQLVNQNILLCIIGIFFLSMPYKARSEVCSFGANDIDSLSKPLSINPGRYFDLNNTASCDGNITSIRYCLLDTNPTNNFSVQIWRKANDGYTMMKEYPINVTMSHNDGIMINNSNAVCKRITINGENSFQVFTGDIIGLYFETATFGILATSLSHSDYGLYYDTRTGTEVQEEMSVALTDLSFNTTIQYHLKVQVGNELTSPEQRLSTIMKTQQTAAQYSSSPIIFQTSTSKLIKHIAPTASQLMTEVAISTSSFGTKVQMTAQPTEFILTISTSVPMTILPTPIPSRMPEATTSLSLSLNTKSSKLNTPLPTNVQVSATSEKSRDYVKASLVPPVPPGRPDNQVNSQTIIVIAGVSAGCAVLVLLVAIAIVVCTILARSRRAVLVHSSKKVNSRLQENNVFEFNNNTVSNSIPETVLVNEIHLTEISLPCSQDSSQGNVSEDDNYNRLQNGVPSSNKHMSVHIYNTIETLRREQPFLLIGAPTERSQSEMNDYEIPVPSLGNTTAAISLESVQASTRTTMTFIPTDYEVPQSLSGYFSDGTVQCASSSSSYMSIPEEPFAIDSDLELWRKCKQQLDTAVQKQNRTETRTRSRAASMDGPYNPPPSDLAQLHRKLKELSIEIISMKEIRTDLGMLQSSLITQKAVLKKKSGHERQVIIQSPDPAGTETQATTLLLQEAVIMGQIRHPNVVSLHGLIMEDKKVMLVVEQFPKEDLRRYLVQMGRSVIHEDAPKLLLTFSQQVALGMHYLASKGFVHRDLAARNVFVTKNDTCKVGELAKCLEYADPEDYVINGGKLPIRWMPPEAMYRKRYSTASDVWSYGCLLYEIWSLGRMPFREYTNAQVIEKIDSGYRIPPPPGCPRVIYDLMIQCWHPYPLSRPTFKDILNTLLGDEAQVLQIPAKDAATHDAAIVLGAKLEAGKYLYRDLQTMHSERPGVQKFPVGLHDSRPIRPRSPQISKRPQRSSDYDHISHSKVMMTAFPTSSAAIDHMYKSQPKNKKGNGTAVEYDFDPSTFLFRQRLLTDDRSDYADIGD, from the exons ATGAAAAGTCATTGGAATCGGTCACAGCTGGTGAACCAAAACATACTTTTGTGTATCATAG GCATCTTCTTTCTTTCGATGCCTTACAAAGCCCGGAGTGAAGTTTGTTCGTTTGGAGCAAACGATATTGACAGTCTATCCAAACCTCTATCAATAAACCCAGGTCGATATTTTGACCTAAATAATACAGCATCATGTGATGGAAATATTACGTCAATACGGTATTGTTTGCTGGACACCAATCCAACAAATAATTTCTCGGTTCAAATTTGGAGAAAAGCAAATGATGGCTACACTATGATGAAGGAGTACCCCATTAATGTTACAATGAGTCATAATGACGGTATTATGATTAATAACTCCAACGCTGTTTGCAAGAGAATAACGATTAACGGAGAAAATTCATTTCAAGTGTTTACAGGAGACATTATTGGACTGTATTTTGAGACTGCGACTTTCGGCATACTTGCTACTAGTTTGAGCCACTCTGACTATGGATTATACTATGACACAAGAACAGGCACCGAGGTTCAAGAGGAAATGAGTGTTGCCTTAACTGACCTCAGTTTCAATACTACCATTCAATACCACCTTAAAGTTCAAGTCG GAAATGAGCTAACATCACCTGAACAGAGGTTATCAACCATTATGAAAACTCAGCAGACTGCTGCTCAATACAGCAGCTCACCTATCATATTTCAAACATCCACATCAAAGCTAATAAAACATATTGCGCCAACAGCCTCGCAATTGATGACTGAAGTAGCGATCAGCACATCCTCCTTTGGGACAAAAGTGCAAATGACTGCACAACCTACAGAGTTCATACTGACAATTTCCACTTCAGTCCCAATGACAATTTTACCCACCCCCATACCCTCACGAATGCCTGAGGCTACAACAAGCTTAAGTCTGAGTTTAAACACTAAGAGCTCAAAATTGAATACACCATTGCCGACCAATGTGCAAGTTTCTGCTACAAGTGAGAAGAGTAGAGACTATGTTAAAGCGTCATTGGTACCTCCTGTTCCTCCCGGAAGGCCAGACAATCAAGTTAACTCTCAGACAATAATCGTGATAGCTGGTGTGTCAGCTGGATGTGCAGTCTTGGTGTTACTGGTAGCCATAGCAATTGTTGTATGCACAATACTCGCACGATCAAGAAGAGCGGTTCTGGTCCACTCCTCAAAGAAAGTAAACTCACGGTTACAAGAAAACAATGTATTTGAATTCA ATAATAATACTGTGAGTAATAGCATTCCAGAAACAGTGCTAGTAAATGAGATTCATCTCACAGAAATTTCTTTACCATGTTCACAAGACAGCAGCCAGG GAAACGTATCTGAAGATGACAATTACAATCGGTTACAGAATGGAGTACCTTCTTCAAACAAACACATGAGTGTTCACATCTACAACACAATCGAAACTCTCCGAAGAGAACAGCCATTCCTACTCATTGGTGCACCAACCGAGAGGTCACAGTCCGAGATGAATGATTATGAAATTCCAGTACCGTCTCTTGGCAACACCACAGCTGCAATATCGCTAGAGAGCGTACAAGCATCCACTAGAACAACAATGACTTTTATTCCCACAGACTATGAAGTACCGCAATCGTTGTCGGGGTACTTTAGTGATGGTACGGTGCAGTGTGCTTCCTCGAGTTCATCTTATATGTCCATTCCTGAAGAACCATTTGCTATAGACAGTGACTTGGAGCTATGGAGAAAGTGCAAGCAACAACTGGACACCGCAGTTCAAAAACAAAATAGAACTGAG acaaggACAAGATCCAGAGCTGCTTCAATGGACGGCCCTTACAACCCACCACCCAGTGATCTGGCACAGCTTCACAGAAAGTTGAAAGAGCTCTCTATAGAGATCATATCAATGAAGGAAATACG gacCGATTTAGGGATGCTCCAATCATCACTTATAACCCAGAAAGCCGTCTTAAAGAAGAAAAGTGGACACGAGAGACAAGTTATTATACAGTCTCCAGATCCAGCAGGAACAGAAACACAGGCTACAACACTCTTACTTCAAGAAGCAGTAATCATGGGGCAAATACGACACCCCAACGTTGTTTCACTGCATGGACTTATAATGGAAGACAAAaag gtcATGCTAGTTGTGGAGCAATTTCCAAAGGAGGACTTGAGGAGGTATCTAGTACAAATGGGACGAAG TGTAATTCATGAGGATGCTCCCAAACTGCTACTGACTTTCTCTCAACAAGTTGCTCTAGGGATGCATTATCTGGCCAGCAAAGGATTTGTACACAGAGACCTGGCTGCTAGAAACGTCTTTGTGACCAAAAATGACACTTGCAAG GTAGGAGAACTTGCCAAGTGTCTGGAATATGCCGATCCTGAGGATTACGTCATCAATGGAGGGAAGCTGCCTATTCGCTGGATGCCGCCAGAAGCAATGTACAGGAAAAGGTACTCGACTGCCAGTGATGTGTGGAGCTATGGTTGTCTCCTCTATGAGATATGGAGTCTGGGACGAATGCCGTTCAGGGAGTACACAAATGCACAG GTAATTGAGAAGATAGACTCTGGCTACAGGATACCACCGCCACCTGGCTGCCCCAGGGTCATCTATGACCTAATGATACAATGCTG GCACCCCTATCCCCTCTCACGGCCAACTTTCAAAGACATCCTGAACACCCTTCTTGGAGATGAGGCTCAAGTCCTGCAGATACCAGCTAAAGACGCAGCCACTCACGATGCAGCCATTGTGCTTGGAGCAAAACTTGAAGCCGGGAAATATCTATACCGAGATCTCCAAACCATGCATAGTGAGCGACCTGGGGTACAGAAATTCCCAGTCGGCTTGCATGACAGTCGACCAATCAGACCACGGTCGCCGCAAATATCTAAACGACCTCAGCGGAGTTCAGACTACGATCACATTTCACACAGCAAAGTTATGATGACGGCTTTTCCAACATCTTCTGCAGCTATTGATCACATGTACAAAAGCCAGCCGAAAAATAAGAAAGGAAATGGAACTGCCGTTGAATATGATTTTGATCCATCCACTTTTTTGTTCCGACAGAGATTATTAACTGACGATAGAAGTGACTATGCTGATATTGGTGACTAA